Proteins encoded by one window of Methanomassiliicoccaceae archaeon:
- a CDS encoding S26 family signal peptidase, with translation MLHDQNKSKIFAGLIIAVIIVLVGAGAYALYNINDDSFDLRDREVRLIVSGSMDGEPTDYPISTIEINSLIMIHHLDQDELDTIAVGDVIAYDRGGVMIVHRVVDIRDDGSFITKGDANNSVDPIVYPGKVIGKVVGVSHMSGELVTLAQDKMIWIFAFVACALIVIYCIREIVRAYSQVEDNEDDDVVR, from the coding sequence ATGTTGCATGACCAAAACAAAAGCAAAATATTTGCTGGACTGATAATTGCAGTCATTATTGTTTTGGTAGGGGCTGGAGCGTATGCCCTATACAACATCAACGATGATTCCTTCGATCTAAGAGATCGAGAGGTTCGCCTTATTGTGTCCGGTTCCATGGACGGAGAGCCAACAGATTATCCGATATCCACCATCGAGATAAACAGCCTGATAATGATACACCACCTGGATCAGGATGAACTTGACACCATAGCTGTCGGCGACGTCATTGCCTACGACAGAGGCGGCGTGATGATCGTGCACCGCGTGGTGGATATACGCGACGACGGCAGTTTCATAACCAAGGGAGATGCGAACAACAGCGTTGATCCAATAGTTTACCCGGGAAAGGTCATAGGAAAGGTCGTTGGCGTATCCCATATGTCAGGAGAGCTTGTGACTTTGGCCCAGGACAAGATGATATGGATCTTCGCCTTCGTTGCATGTGCTTTGATCGTAATTTACTGTATTCGCGAAATCGTGCGCGCATACTCGCAAGTGGAGGATAACGAAGACGATGACGTCGTACGATGA
- a CDS encoding acetate uptake transporter, producing the protein MTESNFANVGALGLCAFGMTTLLAMFLDFTGRPIDSLAWGMMIFYGGLLQLIVGFIESKKGNTFGTVAFASYGSFWMSFAFMNIAVALGLAAPDHVFKAVFFFGWGFLTFMLFFGTLKTNRALQSVFGLLTIVFVGLGAGTLLQSNDVIVVSAAIGIVLGLVAMYTGLAEVINEVNKKEVLPLFPVSK; encoded by the coding sequence ATGACGGAATCAAATTTCGCCAATGTCGGTGCCCTGGGCCTTTGCGCCTTTGGTATGACCACTCTGCTAGCTATGTTCTTGGACTTCACCGGGAGGCCTATCGACAGCCTTGCCTGGGGCATGATGATCTTCTACGGAGGGCTGTTGCAACTGATCGTGGGTTTCATCGAATCCAAGAAGGGCAATACCTTCGGAACCGTGGCCTTCGCTTCGTATGGTTCGTTCTGGATGTCTTTTGCTTTCATGAATATCGCCGTGGCCCTGGGGCTGGCGGCACCGGACCACGTGTTCAAGGCGGTCTTCTTCTTCGGATGGGGCTTCCTGACATTCATGCTGTTCTTCGGAACGTTGAAGACCAACAGGGCGCTGCAATCGGTTTTCGGACTTCTGACCATCGTGTTCGTCGGGCTCGGAGCAGGAACGCTCCTTCAGAGCAACGATGTAATAGTCGTATCCGCAGCCATCGGAATAGTGCTAGGTCTGGTCGCGATGTATACGGGCCTTGCGGAAGTGATAAACGAGGTCAATAAAAAGGAAGTCCTCCCCTTGTTCCCCGTATCAAAGTAA
- a CDS encoding cation diffusion facilitator family transporter, which produces MVNGILVLYGMKKADRKADREHPFGYGKELYFWTLVVSILIFAIGGGMSVSHGYEALVESAAGNHPFRDLTLNYVILILAMAIEGSSLAIATKQFNAARREKNMGPMEYIRESKDPSLFTVVLEDTAAEAGLAIAFIGMVLWQLTGISYFDGISSVIIGIILISVAAILMKESKGLLVGEGISAREIRRIESIVEEDPAVVECGSVLTNYFGPNSLLIVIDATFAEECDICEAMEATARIEAAIKDEFPQTARIFIEAESLACVMVQQKVRDEMLSKEEH; this is translated from the coding sequence ATGGTCAACGGAATACTTGTCCTATACGGGATGAAGAAGGCCGATAGGAAGGCCGACCGGGAGCATCCATTCGGCTATGGAAAAGAACTCTATTTTTGGACCCTTGTCGTCTCCATATTGATATTCGCAATAGGTGGCGGGATGTCCGTCTCGCATGGATACGAGGCCCTTGTTGAATCCGCCGCCGGCAATCACCCATTCAGGGACCTGACCTTGAACTATGTTATTTTGATCTTAGCGATGGCGATAGAGGGCTCGTCGCTTGCGATCGCGACCAAACAGTTCAACGCCGCCAGGCGTGAAAAGAACATGGGCCCGATGGAATACATCAGAGAAAGCAAGGACCCCAGCCTCTTCACCGTTGTACTTGAAGATACAGCAGCAGAAGCAGGACTTGCGATAGCCTTTATCGGAATGGTTCTCTGGCAGCTGACGGGGATATCTTATTTCGACGGAATTTCTTCAGTTATAATAGGAATTATCCTGATATCGGTCGCTGCGATTCTTATGAAAGAGAGCAAAGGCCTCCTCGTCGGGGAGGGAATATCTGCCAGAGAGATCCGCAGGATAGAGTCCATTGTCGAAGAGGATCCGGCTGTCGTCGAATGCGGAAGTGTGCTTACCAACTATTTTGGACCGAACTCGTTGCTGATAGTCATCGACGCGACGTTCGCCGAGGAGTGCGATATATGCGAAGCCATGGAAGCCACCGCCAGGATCGAGGCCGCGATCAAAGACGAGTTCCCGCAGACGGCACGCATATTCATCGAGGCAGAATCCCTGGCGTGCGTCATGGTGCAGCAGAAGGTCAGGGACGAGATGCTTTCGAAAGAAGAACACTGA